TCAACGAGCACGGGCCGCTCGCCGTCGGCATGACCGGCGAGGACGCCCACACCATCACCGCCACCCGGCACACCCCGGAGATCGACGGCGAGCTCGTCGACATCGGCCGGGTCGGCGAGATCACCGCCATCGACACGGGCGCGATCGAGGCGCTGCTGGCGGACGGCCGGATCCCGGTCATCTCCTCCATCGCGCGCAGCGCCGACGACCACCACGTGTACAACGTGAACGCCGACACGGCGGCCGCGGCGCTCGCCGCCGCGCTGGGCGCCGAGACGCTGATGGTGCTCACCGACGTCGAGGGCCTCTACGCGGACTGGCCGAACAGCGACGAGGTCATCAGCCGCCTCACCGTCAGCGAGCTGGAGAAGCTGCTGCCCGAGCTGTCCAGCGGCATGGTGCCCAAGATGGAGGGCTGCCTGCACGCCGTCCGCGGCGGCGTGAGCACGGCCCGCGTGATCGACGGGCGGGTCCCGCACTCGATCCTGCTGGAGATCTTCACCGACGAGGGAATCGGCACGATGGTCGTGCCCGACGCACAGGGAGGGGTGCGCACATGACGGGCCATCAAGAGACCGGCGACCAGGGGACCGGCGGCCGGCAGACCGGCAACCAGCGGTACGGCGCCCGTTGGCAGGACACGCTGACCAACAACTACGGCACCCCCGCGCTGGCCCTCGTACGCGGCGAAGGCGCCCAGGTCTGGGACGCGGACGGCAGGCAGTACACCGACTTCGTCGGCGGCATCGCGGTCAACGCCCTCGGCCACGCCCACCCGGCGATCGTCGAGGCCGTCACCCGGCAGATCTCCACCCTCGGCCACGTCTCCAACCTCTACGCCTCCGAGCCGGTCCTCGCGCTCGGCGAGCGGCTGCTCCAGCTGTTCGGTCGGCCCGGTCGGATTTTCTTCTGCAACTCCGGAGCCGAGGCCGTCGAGGCCGCCTTCAAGATCGGCCGGCTGACCGGGCGGACCCACATGGTCGCCACCGACGGAGGCTTCCACGGCCGGACCATGGGCGCCCTCGCGCTCACCGGCCAGCCCAAGAAGCAGGACCCGTTCCTGCCGCTGCCCGGCGATGTCACGCACGTCCCGTACGGCGACGTGGAGGCCCTGCGGGCTGCCGTCACCGAGGAGACGGCGCTTTTGGTCATCGAGCCGATCCAGGGCGAGAACGGGGTCATCGTGCCCCCGGCCGGCTACCTGACGGCCGCCCGGGAGATCACCCGGGCCACCGGCACCCTGCTCGTCCTCGACGAGGTGCAGACCGGCATCGGGCGCTGCGGCCACTGGTTCGAACACCAGGCCCACGCGGGCGTGGAGCCCGATCTCGTCACGCTCGCGAAGGGGCTCGGCGGCGGTCTGCCGATCGGCGCCGTCGCCGCCTTCGGTCCCGCCGCGGACCTGCTGCAGCCCGGCCAACACGGCACCACGTTCGGCGGGAACCCCGTCGCGTGCGCCGCCGGCCTCGCCGTCATCGACACCATCGCCGCCGACGGCCTGCTCGACCGGGTCAAGGCGCGCGGGGAGCGGCTGCGCTCCGGAATCGAGGCTGCCGGGCACCCGCTGGTCTCCCATGTCCGTGGTGAGGGCCTTCTCCTGGGTATCGTGCTGACCGGACCGCTCGCACCGCAGGTGCAGCAGGCGGCCCAAGATGCCGGCTTCCTGGTCAACGCGCCCGCCCCCGACGTCGTACGGCTCATGCCGCCGTACGTACTCTCCGAGGCCGAGGCGGACGCGTTCGTCCGGGCCCTGCCCGGCATCCTCGACGCAGCCAACGGGGACGGACACACCGGGGAATGAGACGACGATGAGCCAGGCGCAGGACCACGAGCAGCACGGCCCGTCCGTTCCGCAGACCCGCACCGCCCGCCACCGCCGGATCGTGGACATCCTCAACCGGCAGCCGGTCCGCTCCCAGAGCCAGCTGGCGAAACTGCTCGCCGACGACGGGCTGAGCGTCACCCAGGCGACGCTCTCCCGCGACCTCGACGAGCTGGGCGCGGTGAAGATCCGCAACACCGGCGGCGAGCTGATCTACGCGGTGCCCAGCGAGGGCGGTTTCCGCACCCCGCAGGCCCCGCTCGGCGAGTCCGCGAAGGAGGAGCGCATGCGGCGCCTCTCCGGGGAGCTGCTGATCTCGGCGGAGGCCTCCGCGAACCTCGTGGTCCTGCGCACCCCGCCGGGTGCGGCCCAGTTCCTCGCCTCGGCGATCGACCAGGCCGAACTCCGCGAGATCCTGGGCACGATCGCCGGTGACGACACGTTGATGCTGATCAGCCGCGACCCGTCCGGCGGCCAGGCCCTCGCGGACCACCTGCTGAGGCTGGCCCAGAAGGAGAGCTGAGCGGGGACGTCCGGGGCGCCGGAAATCCGGTGCCGGACCCGGCGCCGCCGACATAGCCTCGGGCCGTGCTTCAAGTCGTCCTCGCCCTGTCGGTGTTCGTCGTGACCGCCGCCGTGTACGGGCCCATCGGCCTGCGGTGGCGGCGCCGGGCCCGGATCCGGCGCGAGATCCTCCGGCTCGTCGCCGCCCTCGAACTCGAGCCGTACCACGCCGCCCTGCTGCGGAACGAGGAGACGGAGGCGGCTGCCGCCGAACTCGTCCTCGGCAGGTACCTCCGCATCGACGGGGAGGGAGCGGCGTTCTTGACCGAGGAGGGCCGCGACCCCGCCCGGACGCCGGCCCACCCGCTGCCCGCCGCCCTGCTGGAGGCCGTGCGCCGGCACGATCCCGAGCCCGTTTCGATCGGCTGGATCGACCGGTACGACGAGGGGTACGTGAAGCGGCGCGGCGCGTACGGGACGGAAAGGGACGCCCGGCTGCCCGATCTCCCGCGCATGCCGGACGACGAGGGGAGTCGACTGTCGGCCTGCTGCGGCTGCGTCGGCATCGTCCTGGTGATGTTCTTCTGGAGCCTGGCGGGCGTGCTGCTGCTGGCCGAGCGGCCGCACGGGGTACGGGAATGGGCCTGCGCCGCGGTGGCCGCGCTCGGCCTGGTGGCGCTGGCGTTCGCAGAAAGGGCCGGCAGGGAGGTCCGGGCGCGGACGGAGTGCGGCGACCCGCTGGGGGACCTGGTCCGCGCCGAGCCGCATCCGGCCTTCGCGGCGCTGGACGAACAGCAGCGCTGCCACGTCCTGCGGAGCATCGGTGACCGCAACGGGTGGCGCGGCGCCGACGCGGTCGTCGACGAGGGCGAGGACGAGGACGACGAGTGGCTGGACGACAAGGTCTGGTGGGAGGACGCGTACGAGTACCGGGCCGCCGACGAGGACGAGGTCGAGCCCGAGCCCGACGGCGATGCCGCACCCCCTGGCACACGGCCTAGTAACGGGTGACGGCCAGCGGTCCCTCCTGCGTGCCGATCGCGATGTGCGGGCGTCGGTCCGGGTCGGCCCAGCGCAGGATCGACCGCATGTCCCGCTCGGCCACCGACACGCAACCGGCCGTCGCGCCCTTGCCGTTGACGTGCAGGAAGATGCCTGCGCCCCGGCCGTGCACCGGCCGCTCGTAGTTGAAGCCGATGACCAGCGCGTGCGCGTACTGCTTCTCGTAGGTGACCAGGTGCTCGGCCTCGCCCGGCGCGCAGTCCGCGGGCAGCGGCTCCACCCAGCGGTTGTACGCGGCCGACGCGTTGTCCTGGCACCACCAGGAGTCCGCGGTCACCCGCCGGTAGCCGTACTCCGTGCCGGCCGGCGCCCGCCCGATCCCGAAGGCGTACGGCAGCTCGTACAGGCCCGTCGGGGTGGTGCTGGTGCCCTGCGTGCGGGTCGCGCCCTCGGTGAGTCCGTTGGCCCCGAAGCGGGCGGGCGCGCTGCCGGCCTCGAACCAGCGCCCCGCCCGCCGGTCCCACCAGGTCAGCCTCCCCGTGGTGGATCCGGGCGCGGGCGCGACGGCGGTGATCAGCTGGCTGCCGCCGCCCGTGTCGGCGAGACGGGCCGGCAGCGGCGCAGGCCCGTACGGGCCCTGCGACAGCAGGCTGGTGACGATCAGTGAGCCGGTGACAAGGGCGGTACGCAGCACATGTCAGACAGTACGGGGCGGAAGGGGCACAGGCAGTGCAGGCAGGCCGTCGACGCTCACTGCGACCTTCTTCTCGCAGTACTCGCCGAACTCCTCGTCCGTCTTGCGGCCGAAGTACTCCGCGTGGAGGGTGCGCTCACCCTGGTACTCCATGAAGGGAACGGCGTACCCGCACACATCGGCGATCCGGCGGGCGTGGACCAGGATGACCGCCCGGGCGGACGGCCCGTCGGCGTCACCGAACAGGCCGATCAGTTCACCCCAGCGGGGGTCGTCGCGGAAGACGGCCTCGCCCTCGCCGTGGATGCGCACGATGTTGGGCGGCCCGCTGAACGCGCACCACATCAGCGTGATCCGGCCGTTCTCGCGGACGTGGGCGATGGTCTCGGCGCCGCTGCCGCCGAAGTCGAGGTAGGCGAGGGTCTGCTCGTCGATGACGACGAGCGTGCCCGCGCGGCCCTTGGGGGACAGGTTGACATGGCCGTCACCCGCGAGCGGGGCGGTGGCCGTGAAGAAGACCGGCTGCTCCTCGATGAACTTGCGCAGTCGGCCGTCGATACGTTCGTAGAGCTTTCCCATGATCCGATTATCGGCTGGAACGGCCGGTTCAGGCCGCGGAATTTCAGACCCACAGACCTCGGCGCGAGCGCGACAGCCGCCGGTCCTCGTCGTGCGGCGACCGTGTGAGCAGCGCGTCCAGTTCCGCGCAGTCGTTCTCCTGCAGACCCAGGCGGGCGCGCCACCACCGCAGCCGGTGGACGGGGAGCAGGTGCGCCGACGCCGCCAGCAGCGCGCCGAGCTCCGCACGCTCCGCCTGTCTCTCCTGCAGAGCGTGGAGCCAGCTCCACCCTTGCACCGTGTCCGCCGCGACCCGGCGCAGGCCCGGGTCGGGGTCCGCCGACAGGGCCACCGCGGCACGCAGCGCGGCGATTCCGCCCTGGGCGCGCAGCAGGTGGAACGCGGCGCGCCGGGTGTGCACGGGCCGGTCGGGGGCGGTACGGGCGGCCAGCCCTTCGGGGTCCAGCCGCCGCGCCACGGGACGCAGGCAGAGCCCGGCCTCACGGGCCACCGACGCCGACGGATCGTCCAGCAGCGGGAGCAGGGCCGCGTCGTCGGGGGTGGCGTCCAGCCGGCGCAGCCCGGTCAGGGCCGCGGCCCGTACCACCCCGGAGGGATGGTCCAGCAACTCGCTCAGCAGCGGGGCGTCGGAGCGCGGGGCGCATTCGCAGAAGCCGGTCACCGCATACCGGCTCACGTGCTCCGGGCCCACGAGGAGCCCGAGGTAGTGCGTGTACGGGTCGCCGCCGTCCTGGCGCAGCAGCCAGCGCGCGCAGGCCCGTACGAGACCGGACGGGTCGGTGAGGTGCCGGGAGGCCTCCGCCGCCCGGCCGGCCCGGCGCAGGGCGGTGACCCCGGCGGCCCGGACCATCGGAATGCGTCCGCGGAGCAGGGTGTCGACCGCCTCGTCGTCCGGCCCGTCGGCGGCCATTGCCGCCAGGGCGGCGTCGGTCCACGTCCGGCACGCCGGCGAGTCGTGCTCCGAGGCGGCCTGCCGGGCGAGCTCGCGCACGCCGAGCCGCCCGTCGGCGACGGTGAGGCGGGCGGCGAACCGCCGGGTCGCAAGGTCCGCCGTCGCGCGCAGGCGGTCCAAGATGCGGGCGCGCTGCTCTGCGGTCAGCGAGCTCCAGCTCCACGTGGTCGAGGGCCGCCCGGGACGCCACCACGCGGCGAGGAGGGAGTACCGGCCGCTCAGTGCGGCCTCCAGCTGGCCCACCGCCCAGGCGCCGTGCTCGCGCCGACCCAGTCGCAGGGCGAGCGGCACGAGGGCGATGAGCGTGTTCTCGGGGTCCAGGGCCACGATCCTGCCGAGCACCCGCCGGGCGCGCTCACGTACCGCCGGGGCCCAGTCGGCGCACCGGATCAGGACGAGCAGGAGCGGCGGGTTGCGCCACGCGGCGAGCGCGGACGCGCGGATCCGCCCGTCGGCGTCGCACAGCCGCGCCTCGAGCCGGTTGCTGCGCAGGGGCTCGTACGGGCGGGAGGCCAGCCGCCGCACCTCCCTGTCGAAGGCGATCCAGACGTCCGGCCGGTGCGAGGGGAACCTGCCGGACGCGTAGGTGTCCGGGCGCCGCAGCAGCACCCGCGCCGCGTCGGTCACGTCGGTCTCCGGCCGCCGCAGCAGCGCGAGCGCCGCGTCGTGCCCCTGCGCGATGTCCTGCCGTATGAGCGGCATGTGTCCTCCCCCGAATCAACCTGCCCGCTGATCGTAGGGGGCCGCCCACGGGTCCCGCGCCTGATATCCGGGCTGGTCAGCGGCACGGCGACGGACTCGATTGACGAAACATACGGACTACTGCATAGTTATGCCTACGAGGATGCACCGTGGAAGGAGAAACCCGTGACCGAGCGCGTCGTGCTCCGCTTCGAGGCCGGCATCGCCGCCCTCGGCCCCGACCTCACGTGCATGGCCCCGGTCCGCGACCACGCCACGACCCGGGACAAGGCCATCGCCTTCCACGAGGCCAAGGACCTCCCCGTCGCGACCACCGAGAAGCCCCCGTACTCCATCGACGCGGTCGCGGTACGCCGCGACCTCGCCTGACGGACCAGCAGGCCGGCAGTACCCGACTGCCTCCCCGTTTCCTCCGCGGCGGGGAGGCAGTTTCACATCCGAAGCCCATGCACATGCAGTCTTGAGGAGCAGTAGCTGTGAGCAGCAACAACGGTGGTGACGTCCGGCTCTGGGGCGGCCGGTTCGCCGACGGCCCGGCCGAGGCCCTCGCCAAGCTGTCCGCGTCGGTCCACTTCGACTGGCGCCTCGCGCCGTACGACATCGCCGGATCCCGCGCCCACGCCCGCGTCCTCGCCAAGGCGGGCCTGCTGACGGCGGACGAGCTCGACCGCATGATCGCCGGCCTCGACCGGCTCGAAGCCGACGTCGCCGACGGCTCCTTCACCGGCACCATCGCCGACGAGGACGTGCACACCGCCCTGGAGCGGGGCCTGCTGGAGCGGCTCGGCGCCGACCTCGGCGGCAAGCTGCGCGCCGGCCGGTCCCGCAACGACCAGGTGGCCACCCTCTTCCGGATGTTCCTGCGCGACCACGCCCGGATCGTCGGCGGCCTGATCGCGGACCTGCAGGACGCGCTGGTCGGCCTCGCCGAGACGCACCACGACGTGGCGATGCCCGGCCGGACCCACCTGCAGCACGCGCAGCCGGTGCTCTTCGCGCACCACGTACTGGCCCACGTGCAGTCGCTGTCCCGGGACGCGGAGCGGCTGCGGCAGTGGGACACCCGGACCGCGGTCTCCCCGTACGGCTCCGGCGCGCTGGCCGGCTCCTCGCTGGGGCTGGACCCGGAGGCGGTCGCCGCCGACCTGGGCTTCGAGCGCGGCTCGGTCGGCAACTCGATCGACGGCACGGCCTCCCGCGACTTCGTCGCCGAGTTCGCCTTCATCACCGCGATGATCGGGATCAACCTGTCCCGGATCGCGGAGGAGATCATCATCTGGAACACGAAGGAGTTCTCCTTCGTGACCCTGCACGACGCCTTCTCGACCGGGTCCTCGATCATGCCGCAGAAGAAGAACCCGGACATCGCGGAGCTGGCGCGCGGCAAGTCGGGCCGGCTCATCGGCAACCTGACGGGCCTGCTGGCCACCCTCAAGGCCCTCCCGCTCGCGTACAACCGCGACCTCCAGGAGGACAAGGAGCCGGTCTTCGACTCCTGCGACACCCTCGAGGTCCTGCTCCCGGCCTTCACCGGGATGATGGCCACCCTCACGGTCAACCGGGAGCGGATGGAGGAGCTCGCTCCGGCCGGGTTCTCGCTCGCCACGGACATCGCGGAGTGGCTGGTCAAGCAGGGCGTGCCGTTCCGGGTGGCGCACGAGGTGGCCGGCGAGTGC
The Streptomyces sp. NBC_01296 DNA segment above includes these coding regions:
- a CDS encoding pyridoxamine 5'-phosphate oxidase family protein; its protein translation is MGKLYERIDGRLRKFIEEQPVFFTATAPLAGDGHVNLSPKGRAGTLVVIDEQTLAYLDFGGSGAETIAHVRENGRITLMWCAFSGPPNIVRIHGEGEAVFRDDPRWGELIGLFGDADGPSARAVILVHARRIADVCGYAVPFMEYQGERTLHAEYFGRKTDEEFGEYCEKKVAVSVDGLPALPVPLPPRTV
- a CDS encoding L,D-transpeptidase family protein codes for the protein MRTALVTGSLIVTSLLSQGPYGPAPLPARLADTGGGSQLITAVAPAPGSTTGRLTWWDRRAGRWFEAGSAPARFGANGLTEGATRTQGTSTTPTGLYELPYAFGIGRAPAGTEYGYRRVTADSWWCQDNASAAYNRWVEPLPADCAPGEAEHLVTYEKQYAHALVIGFNYERPVHGRGAGIFLHVNGKGATAGCVSVAERDMRSILRWADPDRRPHIAIGTQEGPLAVTRY
- a CDS encoding acetylornithine transaminase, which gives rise to MTGHQETGDQGTGGRQTGNQRYGARWQDTLTNNYGTPALALVRGEGAQVWDADGRQYTDFVGGIAVNALGHAHPAIVEAVTRQISTLGHVSNLYASEPVLALGERLLQLFGRPGRIFFCNSGAEAVEAAFKIGRLTGRTHMVATDGGFHGRTMGALALTGQPKKQDPFLPLPGDVTHVPYGDVEALRAAVTEETALLVIEPIQGENGVIVPPAGYLTAAREITRATGTLLVLDEVQTGIGRCGHWFEHQAHAGVEPDLVTLAKGLGGGLPIGAVAAFGPAADLLQPGQHGTTFGGNPVACAAGLAVIDTIAADGLLDRVKARGERLRSGIEAAGHPLVSHVRGEGLLLGIVLTGPLAPQVQQAAQDAGFLVNAPAPDVVRLMPPYVLSEAEADAFVRALPGILDAANGDGHTGE
- the argH gene encoding argininosuccinate lyase, coding for MSSNNGGDVRLWGGRFADGPAEALAKLSASVHFDWRLAPYDIAGSRAHARVLAKAGLLTADELDRMIAGLDRLEADVADGSFTGTIADEDVHTALERGLLERLGADLGGKLRAGRSRNDQVATLFRMFLRDHARIVGGLIADLQDALVGLAETHHDVAMPGRTHLQHAQPVLFAHHVLAHVQSLSRDAERLRQWDTRTAVSPYGSGALAGSSLGLDPEAVAADLGFERGSVGNSIDGTASRDFVAEFAFITAMIGINLSRIAEEIIIWNTKEFSFVTLHDAFSTGSSIMPQKKNPDIAELARGKSGRLIGNLTGLLATLKALPLAYNRDLQEDKEPVFDSCDTLEVLLPAFTGMMATLTVNRERMEELAPAGFSLATDIAEWLVKQGVPFRVAHEVAGECVKECEGLGIELDELTDEQFAKISEHLTPEVRTVLNVPGALASRNGRGGTAPSAVAKQLAELKADLVIQHAWATHKH
- a CDS encoding arginine repressor; this encodes MSQAQDHEQHGPSVPQTRTARHRRIVDILNRQPVRSQSQLAKLLADDGLSVTQATLSRDLDELGAVKIRNTGGELIYAVPSEGGFRTPQAPLGESAKEERMRRLSGELLISAEASANLVVLRTPPGAAQFLASAIDQAELREILGTIAGDDTLMLISRDPSGGQALADHLLRLAQKES
- the argB gene encoding acetylglutamate kinase, whose product is MSDEKAGQPGTGTARKHTALPKAQILIEALPWLTRHNGKVVVIKFGGNAMIDEDLKAAFAQDVVFLRQAGLKPVVVHGGGPQINAQLDKQGLVSEFKAGLRVTTPEAMDVVRMVLAGQVQRELVGLLNEHGPLAVGMTGEDAHTITATRHTPEIDGELVDIGRVGEITAIDTGAIEALLADGRIPVISSIARSADDHHVYNVNADTAAAALAAALGAETLMVLTDVEGLYADWPNSDEVISRLTVSELEKLLPELSSGMVPKMEGCLHAVRGGVSTARVIDGRVPHSILLEIFTDEGIGTMVVPDAQGGVRT